The following proteins are co-located in the Bordetella bronchialis genome:
- a CDS encoding peptidylprolyl isomerase, whose translation MASSPRVKMTTNYGAFVITLDADKAPKTVANFLTYVKEGFYDNTVFHRVIDGFMIQGGGFEPGMKQKQTHAPVENEANNGLKNDKYTVAMARTSDPQSATAQFFINVADNDFLNFTAPTANGWGYAVFGKVTEGTDVVDKIKAVKTGNSGFHQNVPAQDVVIEKAEVLE comes from the coding sequence ATGGCTTCTTCCCCCCGCGTCAAGATGACGACGAACTACGGCGCTTTTGTCATCACCCTGGACGCCGACAAGGCGCCCAAGACGGTGGCGAACTTCCTGACCTACGTCAAGGAAGGGTTCTACGACAACACCGTTTTCCATCGCGTCATTGACGGCTTCATGATCCAGGGCGGCGGCTTCGAGCCCGGCATGAAGCAGAAACAAACCCATGCCCCCGTGGAAAACGAGGCCAACAATGGCCTGAAGAACGACAAGTACACCGTCGCCATGGCACGCACCAGCGACCCCCAATCGGCCACCGCCCAGTTCTTCATCAACGTGGCGGACAACGACTTCCTGAACTTCACCGCGCCCACCGCCAACGGCTGGGGCTATGCCGTGTTCGGCAAGGTGACGGAAGGCACGGACGTGGTGGACAAGATCAAGGCCGTCAAGACGGGCAACAGCGGTTTCCACCAGAACGTGCCCGCGCAGGACGTGGTCATCGAAAAGGCCGAAGTCCTTGAATAA
- a CDS encoding UDP-2,3-diacylglucosamine diphosphatase yields MNKISLPGTIWVASDMHLGPAAPATSEAFLGFLEAAAAEASALLLPGDIFDAWIGDDVIRQAPPWLATVLQALKRTAAAIPVWLGRGNRDFLMGQELAQTVGARLLPEPALLQTDYGLILLTHGDELCLDDEAYQAFRAMVRDPAWQQEFLGKSIPERLTLAQQARGESKAATQAKEAEIMDVNPGAVEALFRDTGVTTLVHGHTHRPQRHVVDVAGKRRERWVLPDWDCDHARPPRGGWLAIDGDGLQFFDLELA; encoded by the coding sequence TTGAATAAGATCAGCCTGCCCGGGACGATCTGGGTGGCTTCCGACATGCATCTGGGCCCGGCCGCGCCGGCCACGTCGGAAGCCTTCCTGGGTTTTCTGGAGGCCGCGGCCGCCGAGGCTTCGGCGCTGCTGCTGCCGGGAGACATCTTCGATGCCTGGATCGGCGACGACGTCATCCGCCAGGCGCCGCCCTGGCTGGCGACCGTCCTGCAGGCGCTCAAGCGCACGGCCGCCGCCATACCGGTGTGGCTGGGACGCGGCAACCGCGACTTCCTGATGGGCCAGGAACTGGCCCAGACGGTGGGGGCGCGGCTGCTGCCGGAGCCCGCCCTGCTCCAGACCGACTACGGCCTGATCCTGCTGACGCACGGCGACGAGCTCTGCCTGGATGACGAGGCCTACCAGGCCTTCCGCGCCATGGTGCGCGACCCCGCGTGGCAGCAGGAATTCCTGGGCAAGTCCATCCCCGAGCGCCTGACCCTTGCCCAACAGGCACGCGGCGAAAGCAAGGCGGCCACGCAGGCCAAGGAAGCCGAGATCATGGACGTGAACCCGGGCGCGGTAGAGGCCCTGTTCCGCGATACCGGCGTCACCACGCTGGTTCACGGCCATACCCATCGGCCCCAGCGCCATGTCGTGGACGTGGCCGGCAAGCGCCGCGAACGCTGGGTGCTGCCCGACTGGGATTGCGACCACGCGCGTCCGCCGCGCGGCGGCTGGCTCGCCATCGACGGCGACGGCCTGCAGTTCTTCGACCTGGAATTGGCCTAG
- a CDS encoding tetratricopeptide repeat protein gives MTIKTRFLPALLAAVLLALPLGGAQAQGMPGGSASPGRNANATTLDEPPPEGGWDALARLLEAAKPGVDTRLQPTPSQITDHIEKLITTGRNQEALAMIEKRLAETRDPAPPGGTDVQLEFQHARVLDALGREQEALDIYEDMTSRYPELPEPWNNMAVIYAKRGEIDRAETALRNALRADPNYPAARANLADVQLAQAKRSYGEAAKLGITGSGNKARAVDNLLKEPTRQ, from the coding sequence GTGACCATCAAGACACGATTTCTTCCCGCCCTGCTGGCGGCCGTCCTGCTCGCCCTGCCCTTGGGCGGGGCCCAGGCCCAGGGCATGCCGGGCGGCTCCGCAAGCCCCGGCCGCAATGCCAATGCGACCACGCTGGACGAGCCGCCGCCCGAAGGCGGATGGGATGCGCTGGCGCGCCTGCTGGAAGCCGCCAAGCCGGGCGTGGACACGCGCCTGCAGCCCACGCCGTCGCAGATCACGGACCATATCGAGAAACTGATCACCACGGGCCGCAACCAGGAAGCGCTGGCCATGATCGAAAAGCGCCTGGCCGAAACGCGCGATCCGGCGCCCCCCGGCGGCACGGACGTCCAGCTGGAATTCCAGCACGCGCGCGTGCTGGACGCGCTCGGACGCGAGCAGGAAGCCCTGGATATCTACGAGGACATGACGTCTCGTTACCCGGAGCTGCCCGAACCATGGAATAACATGGCGGTGATCTACGCCAAGCGTGGCGAGATCGACCGGGCCGAGACGGCCCTGCGCAACGCCTTGCGGGCCGACCCGAATTACCCGGCGGCCCGCGCCAACCTGGCCGACGTACAGTTGGCCCAGGCCAAGCGATCCTATGGCGAAGCCGCGAAGCTCGGCATTACGGGCAGCGGCAACAAGGCCCGCGCCGTCGACAATCTGCTGAAGGAACCGACCAGACAATGA